The proteins below are encoded in one region of Pseudomonas putida NBRC 14164:
- a CDS encoding L-threonylcarbamoyladenylate synthase, whose translation MVSSFRVQQAAREIRAGAVIAYPTEAVWGLGCDPWNEDAVYRLLALKSRPVDKGLILIADNIRQFDFLFEDFPEDWIDRMGSTWPGPNTWLVPHQDLLPEWVTGKHDTVALRVSDHPVVRELCALVGPLISTSCNPGGRPAAKTRLRVEQYFHGQLDLVLGGALGGRKNPSVIRNLATGEVVRPG comes from the coding sequence ATGGTGAGCAGTTTTCGTGTGCAACAAGCCGCACGTGAGATCCGGGCGGGCGCAGTAATCGCCTACCCGACGGAAGCGGTCTGGGGCCTGGGCTGCGACCCATGGAACGAGGACGCGGTGTATCGTCTGCTGGCGCTGAAATCGCGGCCTGTGGATAAAGGGCTGATTCTGATCGCTGACAACATCCGCCAGTTCGACTTCCTGTTCGAGGACTTCCCCGAAGACTGGATCGACCGCATGGGCAGCACCTGGCCGGGGCCGAATACCTGGCTGGTGCCACACCAGGACCTGCTGCCCGAGTGGGTAACGGGGAAGCATGACACCGTGGCGCTGCGGGTCAGTGACCACCCGGTGGTGCGTGAACTGTGCGCGCTGGTGGGGCCGCTGATTTCCACCTCGTGCAACCCCGGCGGTCGCCCGGCGGCGAAGACCCGGTTGCGGGTGGAGCAGTACTTCCACGGCCAGCTGGACCTGGTGCTTGGCGGGGCGCTGGGCGGGCGGAAGAACCCGAGTGTGATTCGCAACCTGGCAACCGGCGAGGTTGTGCGCCCGGGCTGA
- the aroE gene encoding shikimate dehydrogenase produces the protein MDQYVVFGNPIGHSKSPLIHRLFAEQTGQDLEYATLLAPLDEFSDCARGFFKQGSGGNVTVPFKEEAYRLCDSLTPRAQRAGAVNTLSKLADGTLQGDNTDGAGLVRDLTVNAGVELAGKRILILGAGGAVRGVLEPILAHKPQSLVVANRTVEKAEQLAREFDELGPVVASGFAWLQEPVDVIINATSASLAGEMPPIADSLVEAGRTVCYDMMYGKEPTPFCQWATKLGAAKVLDGLGMLAEQAAEAFFIWRGVRPDTAPVLAELRRQLARG, from the coding sequence ATGGACCAGTACGTCGTTTTTGGTAACCCCATCGGCCACAGCAAGTCGCCGCTGATCCACCGCCTGTTCGCCGAGCAGACCGGCCAGGACCTGGAATACGCCACCCTGCTGGCGCCGCTGGACGAGTTCAGCGATTGCGCGCGCGGCTTCTTCAAGCAAGGCAGCGGCGGCAACGTCACCGTGCCGTTCAAGGAAGAGGCCTACCGCCTGTGCGACAGCCTGACCCCGCGTGCCCAGCGCGCTGGCGCAGTGAACACGCTGAGCAAGCTGGCTGATGGCACCCTGCAGGGCGACAACACCGATGGCGCGGGGCTGGTGCGCGACCTGACAGTGAATGCCGGGGTCGAACTGGCTGGCAAACGCATTCTCATCCTCGGTGCCGGTGGCGCCGTGCGTGGCGTGCTGGAGCCTATTCTGGCGCACAAACCGCAGTCGCTTGTGGTTGCCAACCGCACTGTGGAAAAAGCCGAGCAGCTGGCGCGAGAGTTCGATGAGCTGGGGCCGGTGGTGGCCAGCGGGTTTGCCTGGTTGCAGGAGCCGGTGGATGTGATCATCAACGCCACTTCGGCGAGCCTGGCCGGGGAGATGCCGCCGATTGCCGACAGCCTGGTCGAGGCGGGGCGCACGGTTTGCTACGACATGATGTATGGCAAGGAGCCGACGCCGTTTTGCCAGTGGGCTACCAAGCTGGGGGCTGCCAAGGTACTGGATGGGCTGGGGATGCTGGCTGAACAGGCGGCTGAGGCCTTCTTTATCTGGCGTGGGGTGCGGCCTGATACCGCGCCAGTGTTGGCTGAGCTGCGCCGGCAGCTGGCTCGGGGCTGA
- the betC gene encoding choline-sulfatase has protein sequence MTRPNILFIMADQMAAPLLPIYAPSPIQMPHLSRLAEQAVVFDSAYCNSPLCAPSRFTLVSGQLPSRIGAYDNAADFPADVPTYAHYLRRLGYRTALSGKMHFCGPDQLHGYEERLTSDIYPADYGWAVNWDEPDVRPSWYHNMSSVLQAGPCIRTNQLDFDEEVVFKARQYLYDHVRENDGRPFCLTVSMTHPHDPYTIPKRYWDRYEGVDIPMPRAEFNQAELDPHSQRLLKVYDLWNKPLPVDKIHDARRAYFGACSYIDDNIGQLLQTLEECNLADDTLIVFSGDHGDMLGERGLWYKMHWFEMSARVPLLIHAPKHFAAARVSASVSTCDLLPTLVELAGGTVDNNLHLDGRSLLGHLQGQGGHDEVIGEYMAEGTVGPLMMIRRGPYKFVYSEDDPWLLYDLSRDPHERENLAGSPDHQALLQAFADEARQRWDIPSLRQQVLASQRRRRLVAEALAIGTLKSWDHQPLVDASQQYMRNHIDLDDLERKARYPQPAPLD, from the coding sequence ATGACGCGCCCGAATATCCTGTTCATCATGGCCGACCAGATGGCCGCACCCTTGCTGCCGATCTACGCCCCTTCGCCCATCCAGATGCCGCACCTGAGCCGCCTGGCCGAGCAGGCGGTGGTGTTCGACTCGGCCTACTGCAACAGCCCGCTGTGCGCGCCGTCACGCTTCACCCTGGTCAGCGGCCAGTTGCCCAGCCGCATCGGCGCTTACGACAATGCCGCCGATTTCCCCGCTGATGTGCCGACCTATGCCCACTACCTGCGCCGCCTGGGCTACCGCACCGCGCTGTCCGGCAAGATGCACTTCTGCGGCCCGGACCAGCTGCACGGCTATGAAGAGCGCCTGACCAGCGACATCTACCCGGCCGACTACGGCTGGGCGGTGAACTGGGACGAACCGGATGTGCGCCCGAGCTGGTATCACAACATGTCTTCGGTACTGCAGGCCGGCCCATGCATACGTACCAACCAGCTGGATTTCGACGAGGAAGTGGTGTTCAAGGCGCGCCAGTACCTGTACGACCATGTGCGCGAGAACGATGGCCGGCCATTCTGCCTGACCGTTTCGATGACTCACCCGCACGACCCGTACACCATCCCCAAGCGCTATTGGGACCGCTACGAAGGTGTGGATATCCCCATGCCCCGCGCCGAGTTCAACCAGGCAGAACTCGACCCCCACTCGCAACGCCTGCTCAAGGTCTACGACCTGTGGAACAAACCGCTGCCTGTGGACAAGATCCACGACGCCCGCCGCGCTTACTTCGGCGCCTGCAGCTACATCGACGACAACATCGGCCAGCTGCTGCAAACCCTGGAAGAGTGCAACCTGGCCGACGACACCCTGATCGTGTTCTCCGGCGACCACGGCGACATGCTTGGCGAGCGTGGCCTCTGGTACAAGATGCACTGGTTCGAGATGTCGGCGCGGGTACCGCTGCTGATCCATGCGCCCAAGCACTTTGCGGCGGCTCGGGTCAGTGCCTCGGTATCGACCTGCGACCTGCTGCCAACCTTGGTAGAACTGGCTGGCGGCACTGTGGATAACAACCTGCATCTGGACGGCCGCTCGCTGCTTGGCCACCTGCAAGGGCAGGGCGGCCACGATGAAGTGATCGGCGAATACATGGCCGAAGGCACCGTCGGCCCGCTGATGATGATCCGCCGTGGGCCTTACAAGTTCGTGTACAGCGAAGACGACCCATGGCTACTCTATGACCTGAGCCGCGACCCGCACGAGCGGGAGAACCTCGCCGGCAGCCCGGACCACCAGGCGCTGCTGCAGGCATTTGCCGATGAAGCACGACAGCGTTGGGATATCCCCAGCCTGCGCCAGCAGGTACTCGCCAGCCAGCGGCGCCGCCGCCTGGTGGCGGAGGCGCTGGCCATCGGCACGCTGAAAAGCTGGGACCACCAACCGCTGGTGGACGCCAGCCAACAGTACATGCGCAACCACATCGATCTCGACGACCTCGAGCGCAAGGCACGTTATCCACAGCCCGCACCCCTGGATTGA
- a CDS encoding NAD(P)-dependent oxidoreductase, whose translation MKNAETPVFKLVLFGPESSLGNALMAELLSRQHEVTAVVDDLNRHTARPGLHFKIGGLDDADQAEQGAAGGSAVIALLSALAPGDLPGQARLSEALVAGLERTTIRRLLLVGDFAVLDEPAKYSEVERECVDHVVDGLQRSALHWTLINTPQALPDEGWARVAAGMADMLELDLHRGEHLNFVV comes from the coding sequence GTGAAAAACGCCGAAACTCCAGTGTTCAAACTGGTCTTGTTCGGGCCTGAAAGCAGCCTGGGCAATGCCCTGATGGCCGAGCTGCTGTCGCGCCAGCACGAAGTCACCGCCGTGGTCGATGACCTGAACCGCCACACCGCCCGCCCGGGCCTGCACTTCAAGATAGGCGGGCTGGACGATGCCGACCAGGCAGAGCAGGGCGCGGCAGGCGGCTCGGCGGTAATCGCCCTGTTGTCGGCGCTGGCGCCAGGTGACTTGCCGGGGCAAGCACGGCTGAGCGAGGCGCTGGTGGCGGGGCTTGAGCGTACGACTATACGCCGGCTGTTGCTGGTGGGCGATTTCGCTGTGCTGGATGAGCCGGCCAAGTACAGCGAGGTGGAGCGGGAATGTGTGGACCATGTGGTTGATGGGTTGCAGCGCAGTGCTTTGCACTGGACCTTGATCAATACGCCGCAGGCTTTGCCCGATGAGGGGTGGGCACGTGTGGCGGCGGGGATGGCGGATATGCTGGAACTGGACCTGCACCGGGGCGAGCATCTGAACTTCGTGGTCTAG
- a CDS encoding DOPA 4,5-dioxygenase family protein has product MQRIKGYHAHVYYDAATMEQARELCEEAARLFPVTMGRMHQKPVGPHPDWSCQLAFGPEVVGVVLPWLALYRKGLVVFMHPETGDELADHRDHAIWMGAVRPLKLSIFGG; this is encoded by the coding sequence GTGCAGAGGATCAAGGGTTACCACGCCCACGTTTATTACGACGCAGCGACCATGGAGCAGGCCCGTGAACTGTGCGAGGAGGCGGCGCGGCTGTTTCCCGTGACGATGGGGCGCATGCATCAGAAGCCGGTTGGGCCACACCCGGACTGGAGTTGCCAGCTGGCGTTCGGGCCTGAAGTGGTAGGGGTGGTTTTGCCTTGGTTGGCGCTGTACCGCAAGGGCCTGGTGGTATTCATGCACCCGGAAACCGGGGATGAACTGGCGGACCACCGGGATCATGCGATCTGGATGGGGGCCGTGCGGCCATTGAAACTGTCGATTTTTGGTGGGTAA
- the choX gene encoding choline ABC transporter substrate-binding protein — MHKFSAAVFALALGTATAHAADSDAQCSTVKMADPGWSDIASTNAVARLLLESLGYKVKIDSLAVPIIYGGLKDGRVDVFLGNWMPAQQGFHDKFIANGDVQQLSRNLEGTEFTLAVPDYVWNAGVKDFADLQKHADQFDKKLYGIGSGAPANLSLKAIIDKNEFNLGQWKLVESSEQAMLAQVDRAVKKQQFITFLGWTPHPMNVKLKMHYLTGGEKWFGSKGEVYTLTRKGYPQACPNAAKLLGNLKFTLDMENAIMAEVVDKKISFDDAARAWVKTYPEVLEGWLAGVTTKADGNALEAVKAKL, encoded by the coding sequence ATGCACAAGTTCTCCGCCGCCGTGTTCGCCCTGGCCCTGGGCACCGCCACGGCCCACGCCGCCGACAGCGACGCGCAATGCAGTACCGTAAAAATGGCCGACCCCGGCTGGAGCGATATCGCCTCGACCAATGCCGTGGCCCGTCTGTTACTGGAAAGCCTGGGCTACAAGGTGAAGATCGACAGCCTGGCCGTGCCGATCATCTACGGCGGCTTGAAGGACGGCCGCGTCGATGTCTTCCTGGGCAACTGGATGCCGGCGCAGCAAGGCTTCCATGACAAGTTCATCGCCAACGGCGATGTGCAGCAACTGTCACGTAACCTGGAAGGAACCGAGTTCACCCTGGCGGTGCCCGACTACGTGTGGAATGCCGGGGTGAAGGACTTTGCCGACCTGCAGAAGCATGCCGACCAGTTCGACAAGAAGCTGTACGGTATCGGCTCCGGTGCACCGGCCAACCTGTCGCTGAAGGCAATCATCGACAAGAATGAATTCAACCTCGGCCAGTGGAAACTGGTGGAGTCCAGCGAGCAGGCGATGCTGGCCCAGGTCGACCGGGCGGTGAAGAAACAGCAGTTCATCACCTTCCTTGGCTGGACCCCGCACCCGATGAACGTGAAGCTGAAAATGCATTACCTGACTGGCGGGGAAAAGTGGTTCGGCAGCAAGGGCGAGGTGTACACGCTGACCCGAAAGGGTTATCCACAAGCCTGCCCGAATGCGGCGAAGCTGTTGGGTAACCTGAAATTTACCCTGGACATGGAAAACGCCATCATGGCCGAGGTTGTGGATAAGAAGATCAGCTTCGATGACGCTGCCAGGGCTTGGGTGAAAACGTATCCAGAGGTGCTGGAAGGGTGGTTGGCTGGGGTGACTACCAAGGCCGATGGCAATGCCCTGGAGGCCGTCAAAGCCAAACTGTAG
- a CDS encoding choline sulfate utilization transcriptional regulator → MFEHLAELSLDTLRVFEAAARLRGFTAAALELGTTQPAVSQQVKRLEAQLGTRLFDRIYRGIELTEAGQLLFEQVHQGLQAMDDGISQASGRGQREVLQVATDFAFAAFWLMPRLQRFHEAYPQVDVSLVTGERSQGMLRPDIDVAVLFGDGRFHQGESRWLFDEEVFPVCSPRLTDGKPLSAVALQRLPLLHLKGEQASRWFDWAGVFRGFGVASPPPAGQLRFDNYTLLIQAAIAGQGVAIGWRHLVDGLVEQGLLCRPLAGSLRSQRGYYAVLPPRKRRGALIERFVGWLEDERSL, encoded by the coding sequence ATGTTTGAGCACCTTGCCGAGTTGTCGCTGGATACCTTGCGCGTTTTCGAAGCTGCGGCACGCCTGCGGGGGTTTACTGCGGCGGCGCTGGAGCTGGGCACGACACAGCCGGCAGTGAGCCAACAGGTGAAACGCCTGGAAGCCCAGCTGGGCACGCGCCTGTTTGACCGTATTTATCGCGGCATCGAGCTCACCGAGGCCGGCCAGCTGTTGTTTGAACAGGTACACCAGGGCCTGCAAGCCATGGATGACGGCATTTCCCAGGCCAGCGGGCGTGGCCAGCGAGAAGTGCTCCAGGTGGCCACCGACTTTGCCTTTGCGGCCTTCTGGCTGATGCCAAGGCTGCAACGCTTTCACGAGGCTTATCCACAGGTGGATGTGAGCCTGGTGACCGGTGAACGCAGCCAGGGGATGTTGCGCCCGGACATCGATGTGGCGGTGCTGTTTGGCGATGGGCGCTTTCATCAGGGTGAAAGCCGCTGGCTGTTCGATGAAGAAGTTTTCCCGGTGTGCAGCCCCCGCCTGACGGATGGCAAACCCTTGTCAGCCGTGGCTTTGCAACGTTTGCCTTTGCTGCATTTGAAGGGCGAGCAGGCCAGCCGCTGGTTTGACTGGGCGGGGGTTTTCCGCGGGTTTGGCGTGGCCAGCCCACCGCCTGCGGGGCAATTGCGGTTCGACAACTATACGTTGCTGATTCAGGCAGCGATTGCAGGGCAAGGGGTGGCGATTGGTTGGCGGCACCTGGTGGATGGGTTGGTGGAGCAAGGGTTGCTGTGCCGGCCGCTGGCGGGGAGTTTGCGCTCTCAGCGCGGGTATTACGCGGTGCTGCCGCCGCGCAAGCGGCGTGGGGCGTTGATCGAGCGGTTTGTGGGGTGGCTTGAGGATGAGCGCAGCCTTTGA
- a CDS encoding SulP family inorganic anion transporter: MHRIIHLLPFLTWLPRQSGRSLRQDLLVGLSGAILALPQSIAYALIAGLPAEYGLYAAIVPVLIACLWGSSWHLICGPTAAISIVLYASISPLAVAGSADYITLVLLLTFLGGIFQLLLGLLRFGALVNFVSHSVVLGFTLGAAIVIALGQLPNLLGMDLPSQATALKTVQDLASHAGEVDLPSLLLGLATVVIGVAFKLWRPRWPSLLISLMLVSLLAWLLPGLFGHVPRVAAFTGQLPPFSPLPLLDVELMLRLLPSAVAVGMLGLVTSLSIARSLSARSEQLIDPDQEIRAQGLSNIAGAFFSGYLSAGSFTRSGLSYEAGARSPMAGVFSALWVALFAVTGAGLIAHLPIPAMAGSILLICWGLVDHRGIRALFRVSRSEFLVMTLTAAATLLLELQTAIYAGVLASLFFYLKRTSRPRVQQSREGDADVLRVGGSIFFGAAHYLQVRLQRCQGPHVVIDARQVNFIDYSGVDMLHREARRLRRLGGSLTLHRARPQVIEELQKLEGVELCPIRFEE; this comes from the coding sequence ATGCATCGCATCATTCACCTGCTGCCCTTCCTCACCTGGCTCCCGCGCCAATCGGGCCGCAGCCTGCGCCAGGACCTGCTGGTGGGCCTGAGCGGTGCCATCCTCGCCCTGCCACAATCCATCGCCTACGCCCTGATCGCCGGCTTGCCTGCCGAATATGGCCTGTACGCCGCCATCGTACCGGTGCTGATCGCCTGCCTGTGGGGTTCGTCCTGGCACCTGATCTGCGGCCCCACCGCTGCCATCTCCATCGTGCTCTACGCCAGCATCAGCCCGCTGGCCGTGGCCGGCAGTGCCGATTACATCACCCTGGTGCTGCTGCTGACCTTCCTCGGCGGCATCTTCCAGCTGCTGCTCGGGCTTTTGCGCTTTGGCGCGCTGGTCAACTTCGTCTCCCACTCGGTAGTACTCGGTTTCACCCTGGGCGCCGCTATCGTCATTGCCCTGGGCCAATTGCCCAACCTGCTGGGCATGGACCTGCCCAGCCAGGCTACGGCACTGAAAACCGTACAGGACCTGGCCAGCCATGCAGGGGAGGTCGACCTGCCTTCCTTGCTGTTGGGCCTGGCCACCGTAGTGATCGGCGTGGCCTTCAAGCTCTGGCGCCCGCGCTGGCCGAGCCTGTTGATAAGCCTGATGCTGGTCAGCTTGCTGGCCTGGCTGTTGCCGGGCTTATTTGGCCATGTGCCGCGGGTGGCAGCGTTCACCGGGCAACTCCCGCCTTTCAGCCCGCTGCCTTTGCTAGACGTGGAGCTCATGTTGCGTCTGCTGCCCAGCGCCGTTGCGGTAGGCATGCTGGGGTTGGTCACCAGCCTGTCGATTGCCCGCTCGTTATCGGCACGTTCAGAACAACTGATCGACCCGGACCAGGAAATACGCGCACAGGGCCTGTCGAACATTGCCGGTGCATTTTTCTCCGGCTACCTGTCCGCCGGTTCCTTCACCCGCTCGGGCCTGAGCTACGAGGCGGGCGCCCGTTCACCGATGGCCGGGGTGTTCTCGGCTCTGTGGGTGGCGCTGTTTGCCGTTACCGGCGCCGGCCTGATCGCGCACCTGCCGATCCCGGCCATGGCCGGCAGCATTTTGCTGATCTGCTGGGGGTTGGTGGACCATCGGGGGATTCGCGCGCTGTTCAGGGTCAGCCGCTCGGAGTTTCTGGTCATGACACTGACGGCGGCGGCGACGTTGTTGCTGGAGCTGCAGACGGCCATCTATGCCGGGGTGCTGGCGTCACTGTTTTTCTACTTGAAGCGCACTTCCCGGCCACGGGTGCAGCAAAGCCGTGAAGGAGACGCGGATGTGTTACGGGTGGGCGGGTCAATATTCTTTGGGGCTGCGCATTACCTGCAGGTGCGCTTGCAGCGCTGCCAGGGGCCACATGTGGTGATCGACGCGCGGCAGGTGAATTTTATCGATTACTCGGGTGTGGATATGTTGCACCGTGAGGCGCGGCGCTTGCGGCGCTTGGGCGGGAGCTTGACACTGCACCGGGCCAGGCCCCAAGTGATCGAAGAGTTGCAGAAGCTGGAAGGGGTGGAGTTGTGCCCGATCCGGTTTGAGGAGTGA
- the trpA gene encoding tryptophan synthase subunit alpha: protein MSRLEQRFAELKAEGRSALVTFVTAGDPGYDASLQILKGLPAAGADVIELGMPFTDPMADGVAIQLATLRALEAGQTLARTLQMVREFRVDNHTTPIVLMGYYNPIHRFGVDAFVAEAKEAGVDGLIIVDLPPEHDAELASPAQAAGIDFIRLTTPTTDDARLPRVLERSSGFVYYVSVAGVTGAGSATTEHVTEAIARLRRHTDLPISVGFGIRTPEQAANIARLADGVVVGSALVDKIAQAKSADQAVSDVLSLCSALAEGVRGARR, encoded by the coding sequence ATGAGCCGTCTTGAACAACGCTTCGCCGAACTGAAGGCCGAAGGCCGTTCGGCACTGGTCACCTTCGTCACCGCAGGCGACCCGGGCTACGACGCCTCGCTGCAGATCCTCAAGGGGCTGCCGGCAGCCGGTGCCGACGTGATCGAACTGGGCATGCCGTTCACCGACCCGATGGCCGATGGCGTGGCCATTCAGTTGGCCACCCTGCGCGCCCTGGAAGCTGGCCAGACCTTGGCCAGGACCCTGCAGATGGTTCGCGAATTCCGAGTGGATAACCACACTACGCCAATCGTGCTGATGGGCTACTACAACCCGATCCACCGCTTTGGCGTGGACGCGTTCGTGGCTGAAGCCAAGGAAGCAGGTGTCGATGGCCTGATCATCGTCGACCTGCCGCCAGAGCATGACGCCGAACTGGCCAGCCCGGCGCAGGCTGCAGGCATCGACTTCATCCGCCTGACCACCCCGACCACCGACGATGCGCGCCTGCCGCGCGTGCTGGAGCGCAGCTCCGGGTTTGTGTACTACGTGTCGGTGGCCGGTGTGACCGGTGCCGGCTCGGCGACCACCGAGCACGTGACCGAAGCCATTGCCCGCCTGCGCCGGCATACCGACCTGCCTATCAGCGTCGGTTTTGGCATTCGTACCCCGGAGCAGGCTGCGAACATTGCCCGCCTGGCGGATGGTGTGGTGGTGGGCTCGGCGCTGGTCGACAAGATCGCCCAGGCTAAAAGTGCCGACCAGGCGGTGAGTGATGTATTGAGCCTGTGCTCGGCACTGGCTGAAGGCGTGCGCGGCGCCCGCCGCTAA
- the hemF gene encoding oxygen-dependent coproporphyrinogen oxidase: MTSRTEAVKAYLLDLQDRICSALETEDGGARFVEDAWVREAGGGGRTRVIGEGKVIEKGGVNFSHVFGSGLPPSASAHRPELAGRGFEALGVSLVIHPHNPHVPTSHANVRFFIAEKEGEEAVWWFGGGFDLTPYYGNEEDCIHWHRVAEQACAPFGADVYPRYKAWCDRYFHLKHRGEPRGIGGLFFDDLNEWDFDTCFAFIRAIGDAFVNAYLPIVQRRKDTPYTPQQREFQEYRRGRYVEFNLVYDRGTLFGLQSGGRTESILMSLPPQVRWGYDWKAAPGSEEARLTEYFLQDRDWLGQ, from the coding sequence ATGACTAGCCGCACCGAGGCCGTGAAAGCCTACCTGCTCGACCTGCAAGACCGCATCTGCTCTGCCCTCGAAACCGAAGACGGCGGTGCCCGTTTCGTCGAGGATGCCTGGGTGCGCGAAGCCGGTGGCGGGGGGCGCACGCGGGTTATCGGTGAGGGCAAAGTGATCGAAAAAGGCGGGGTCAACTTCTCCCATGTGTTTGGTAGCGGCCTGCCGCCGTCGGCCAGTGCCCACCGTCCCGAACTGGCAGGCCGTGGCTTCGAAGCCTTGGGCGTGTCGCTGGTGATCCACCCGCACAACCCGCATGTGCCCACTTCCCACGCCAATGTGCGGTTCTTCATCGCCGAAAAGGAAGGTGAAGAGGCCGTATGGTGGTTCGGCGGCGGTTTCGACCTGACGCCGTACTATGGCAACGAAGAAGACTGCATCCACTGGCACCGCGTGGCCGAACAGGCCTGCGCACCGTTCGGCGCCGACGTGTATCCGCGTTACAAGGCCTGGTGCGACCGCTACTTCCACCTCAAGCACCGTGGCGAGCCACGCGGCATCGGCGGCCTGTTCTTCGACGACCTGAACGAGTGGGACTTCGACACCTGCTTCGCTTTTATCCGCGCCATCGGCGATGCCTTCGTCAACGCCTACCTGCCGATCGTCCAGCGCCGCAAGGACACGCCCTACACCCCGCAGCAGCGCGAGTTCCAGGAATACCGCCGCGGCCGCTACGTGGAGTTCAACCTGGTCTACGACCGTGGCACCCTGTTCGGCCTGCAGTCCGGTGGCCGCACCGAGTCCATCCTCATGTCGCTGCCACCTCAGGTGCGTTGGGGTTACGACTGGAAGGCCGCACCCGGCAGCGAGGAAGCGCGCCTGACCGAGTACTTCCTGCAGGACCGCGACTGGCTTGGCCAGTAA
- a CDS encoding NADPH:quinone reductase encodes MAKRIQFTQHGGPEVMQLVEFAPTPLGPQQVRVRNHAIGLNFIDTYFRSGLYAPPSLPSGLGTEAAGVVEAVGEGVTRLKVGDRVAHAGGPLGAYSEVHTLPEANLVKLPDNISFEQAAAVMLKGLTVQYLLKQTYEVKPGDVILFHAAAGGVGSLACQWAKALGAKLIGTVSSAEKAERAKALGAWATIDYSHEDVAKRVLELTDGKKCPVVYDGVGADTWLTSLDCLQPRGLMVSFGNASGAVSGVNLGILAQKGSLYVTRPTLATYANNAENTQAMADDLFAMIDSGKLVVDIQQRYPLSEAAKAQAELSARRTVGSTVLIP; translated from the coding sequence ATGGCAAAGCGTATCCAGTTCACTCAGCATGGCGGCCCGGAAGTAATGCAGCTGGTGGAATTCGCCCCGACCCCGCTCGGCCCACAGCAGGTGCGTGTGCGTAACCATGCAATCGGCTTGAACTTCATCGATACCTACTTCCGCAGCGGGCTGTATGCGCCGCCGTCCCTGCCTTCTGGCCTGGGTACTGAAGCTGCGGGCGTGGTCGAGGCGGTGGGCGAGGGTGTGACCCGGCTCAAGGTCGGCGACCGCGTGGCCCATGCCGGCGGCCCGCTGGGGGCGTACAGCGAAGTGCATACGCTGCCGGAGGCCAACCTGGTCAAGCTGCCCGACAACATCAGTTTCGAGCAAGCGGCGGCGGTGATGCTCAAGGGTTTGACCGTGCAGTATCTGCTGAAGCAGACCTATGAGGTGAAACCGGGTGATGTGATTCTGTTCCACGCGGCGGCTGGCGGCGTGGGTTCGCTGGCGTGCCAGTGGGCCAAGGCCTTGGGCGCCAAGCTGATCGGTACCGTGAGTTCTGCCGAAAAGGCCGAGCGGGCTAAGGCGCTGGGGGCTTGGGCGACCATCGACTACAGCCATGAGGATGTAGCCAAGCGCGTGCTGGAACTGACCGACGGCAAGAAATGCCCGGTGGTGTATGACGGCGTCGGTGCCGACACCTGGCTGACCTCGCTGGACTGCCTGCAGCCACGTGGGTTGATGGTGAGCTTTGGCAATGCCTCGGGTGCGGTGAGCGGCGTGAACCTGGGGATTCTGGCGCAGAAGGGCTCGCTGTATGTCACCCGGCCGACGCTGGCGACCTACGCCAACAATGCCGAGAACACCCAGGCCATGGCCGATGACCTGTTTGCGATGATTGACAGTGGCAAGCTGGTTGTGGATATCCAGCAGCGGTATCCGCTGAGTGAGGCGGCCAAGGCGCAGGCGGAGCTGTCGGCGCGGCGGACTGTGGGGTCGACTGTACTAATCCCCTGA